From Dictyoglomus sp., one genomic window encodes:
- the glgP gene encoding alpha-glucan family phosphorylase: protein MDIFEILRKEQVIAYFSMEIALIPDIPTYSGGLGVLAGDIVRTSADLNIPFVAVTLISRKGYFKQVISEDGTQKELPHEWQPENILTPLPIEVSVDIEGRRVFIKPWVYYWTSYTGSTVPVIFLDTNLPQNTDEDRIITDYLYGGDASYRLKQEIVLGIGGVRVLEALKLNIRKYHINEGHSALLTLEILKKTDGRPIEERIETVREKCVFTTHTPVEAGHDKFSYDLVKKILGDFISYDLLIKFGGERELNMTLLALNLSGYVNGVAKRHQEISSAMFPGRKISAVTNGVHSFTWTSGSFRKLYDEYIPGWANEPELLARVGIIPNEKIWEAHQQAKRELIDLIYSQTNIKFQENILTLGFARRATAYKRPHLLFSDINRLRRVKRKGPIQIVYAGKAHPRDEEGKRLIKEIFNYIRELKDDINIVYLQDYNMTMAKKIIAGVDVWLNTPQRPLEASGTSGMKAAHNGVINFSVLDGWWIEGCLEGVTGWSIGPSPKDEKGIENHLQEEIDDLYNKLEYIIIPMYYNQIDQWIRMMKNSIGSIASYFNTHRMMKRYITDAYFRRL from the coding sequence ATGGATATTTTTGAGATATTAAGAAAGGAACAAGTTATAGCATATTTCTCTATGGAAATTGCCTTGATACCAGATATTCCTACCTATAGTGGAGGATTAGGAGTCTTAGCAGGAGATATAGTAAGAACCTCTGCAGATCTCAATATTCCCTTTGTTGCAGTAACCCTTATAAGCAGAAAAGGTTATTTTAAACAAGTAATTAGTGAAGATGGTACTCAGAAAGAATTACCTCATGAATGGCAACCTGAAAATATTTTAACTCCTTTACCTATAGAGGTTTCTGTAGATATTGAAGGAAGAAGAGTATTTATTAAGCCATGGGTTTATTATTGGACTTCTTATACAGGGTCCACTGTCCCTGTTATTTTTTTAGATACAAATCTTCCCCAGAATACAGATGAAGACAGAATTATCACTGATTATCTTTATGGCGGTGACGCCAGTTATCGTTTAAAACAAGAAATTGTTCTTGGAATTGGAGGGGTAAGAGTATTAGAAGCTTTGAAACTTAATATAAGGAAATATCATATAAATGAGGGACATTCAGCATTACTTACCTTAGAAATATTAAAGAAAACCGATGGAAGACCTATAGAGGAAAGAATAGAAACAGTAAGGGAAAAATGCGTTTTTACAACTCACACTCCAGTAGAAGCGGGACATGATAAATTCTCTTATGATTTAGTAAAAAAGATTCTTGGAGATTTTATTTCCTATGATCTTTTAATAAAATTTGGGGGAGAAAGGGAATTAAATATGACCCTCTTAGCTTTAAATCTTTCGGGATATGTAAACGGTGTCGCTAAAAGGCATCAAGAAATTTCCTCTGCTATGTTTCCAGGAAGAAAAATATCTGCAGTTACAAACGGTGTTCATTCCTTCACCTGGACCTCAGGAAGTTTTAGAAAATTATATGATGAATATATACCTGGATGGGCAAATGAGCCAGAACTTTTAGCAAGAGTAGGTATCATTCCTAATGAGAAAATATGGGAAGCTCATCAACAAGCAAAAAGAGAATTAATAGATTTAATATATTCCCAAACAAATATTAAATTTCAAGAAAATATTCTTACTCTTGGATTTGCAAGAAGAGCCACTGCATATAAAAGGCCTCATCTCCTCTTTTCTGATATCAATCGTCTAAGAAGGGTAAAAAGAAAAGGACCTATTCAGATTGTTTACGCAGGAAAGGCTCATCCAAGGGACGAAGAAGGAAAAAGATTAATAAAAGAAATTTTTAACTATATTAGAGAATTAAAAGATGATATTAATATTGTTTATCTTCAAGACTATAATATGACAATGGCGAAAAAAATTATTGCTGGGGTTGACGTCTGGTTAAATACACCACAAAGACCCCTAGAAGCGTCAGGAACTAGTGGAATGAAAGCAGCACATAACGGAGTAATTAATTTCAGTGTCCTTGATGGATGGTGGATTGAGGGATGTTTAGAAGGAGTAACAGGATGGTCTATTGGTCCTTCCCCAAAAGATGAAAAGGGCATAGAAAATCATTTACAAGAGGAAATTGATGATTTATATAATAAACTTGAGTATATAATAATTCCTATGTATTATAATCAGATAGATCAATGGATTCGCATGATGAAAAATTCCATCGGAAGTATTGCGTCTTATTTTAATACCCATAGAATGATGAAAAGATATATAACTGATGCATATTTTAGGCGATTATGA
- a CDS encoding glycosyl transferase gives MKFGYFDDLNREYVITNPMTPYPWINYLGCEEFFSIISNTAGGYAFYKDARLRRITRYRYNNVPIDNGGRYFYIWEKGDFWSPSWKPVKKDLSKYECRHGLSYTRILGERNELSCEILFFVPLGVNAEIQKLTIKNLSSKRREIRLFSFIEWCLWNAWDDQTNFQRNFSTGEVEVEGSCIYHKTEYRERRNHFAFYSVNVPIQGFDTDRDSFIGLYNDFSAPKAVVDGKPTNSIAEGWAPIASHYLEISLEPFESKDFIFILGYVENPEEEKWEKKGIINKKRAYEIINKFKKVEDVEKAFNDLKNYWNNLLSKYHLEHPSEILSRVVNIWNQYQCMVTFNLARSASYFESGISRGIGFRDSNQDILGVVHLIPERVRERILDLASTMFEDGGAYHQYQPLTKRGNNDIGGNFNDDPLWIILATSAYIKETGDWSILNEVIPYNNDITKKGTLYEHIKKAYHHVTNNLGPHGLPLIGRADWNDCLNLNCFSKNPDESFQTTTNQEGKIAESIFIAGLFVFVSPDYIEICKKMGEYQEAEWAKEACNRMVSAILEHGWDGEWFLRAYDAFGRKVGSKECEEGKIFIEPQGICTMAGIGINDGKAKLALDSCKKYLDTKYGMVLQQPAYSKYYLELGEISSYPPGYKENAGIFCHNNPWVIAGETVIGRGDRAYEAYCKITPAFFEEESDIHKVEPYVYCQMVAGKDAKRHGEGKNSWLTGTASWAFVVMSQWILGIKPEFNGLKIDPCIPKDWERFAVTRYFRGANYRIEIKNPKHVSKGIKKIIVDGKEISGNILPIFGDGKTHFVEVEMG, from the coding sequence ATGAAATTTGGATATTTTGATGATTTAAATAGAGAATATGTAATTACAAATCCCATGACTCCTTATCCATGGATAAACTATTTAGGATGTGAAGAATTTTTCTCAATAATATCAAACACTGCTGGAGGTTATGCCTTTTATAAGGATGCAAGATTAAGAAGAATAACAAGGTATAGATATAATAATGTACCCATTGATAATGGAGGTAGATATTTTTATATATGGGAAAAAGGAGATTTTTGGTCTCCTAGTTGGAAACCTGTTAAAAAAGATCTTTCCAAATATGAATGTCGCCATGGGCTTTCTTACACAAGAATTTTAGGCGAAAGAAATGAATTGTCCTGTGAAATATTATTTTTTGTTCCCCTTGGAGTAAATGCAGAAATTCAGAAATTAACTATTAAAAACTTATCCTCAAAGAGAAGAGAAATTAGACTTTTTTCTTTTATTGAATGGTGTCTTTGGAATGCATGGGACGACCAGACAAATTTTCAAAGAAATTTTTCTACAGGAGAAGTAGAAGTAGAGGGATCTTGTATCTATCATAAAACTGAGTATAGAGAAAGAAGAAATCACTTTGCTTTTTATTCTGTAAATGTTCCCATACAAGGATTTGATACTGATAGAGATAGTTTCATAGGATTATATAATGATTTTTCTGCACCAAAGGCTGTTGTTGATGGAAAACCAACAAACTCCATTGCGGAAGGTTGGGCACCTATTGCTTCTCATTATTTAGAAATTTCTTTAGAACCCTTTGAATCTAAGGATTTTATATTTATACTGGGATACGTGGAAAATCCAGAAGAAGAAAAATGGGAGAAGAAGGGTATAATTAATAAGAAAAGAGCCTATGAGATAATAAATAAGTTCAAAAAAGTCGAAGATGTAGAAAAAGCCTTTAACGATTTAAAAAATTACTGGAATAATTTATTATCAAAATATCATCTTGAACATCCATCGGAGATATTATCACGAGTTGTGAATATTTGGAATCAATATCAATGTATGGTTACCTTTAATTTAGCAAGAAGTGCCTCTTATTTTGAATCAGGAATAAGTAGAGGTATAGGATTTCGAGACTCTAATCAGGACATTTTAGGAGTAGTTCATCTTATTCCTGAAAGAGTAAGAGAGAGAATTTTAGATCTTGCCTCTACCATGTTCGAAGATGGTGGAGCTTATCATCAGTATCAACCTCTAACAAAGAGAGGAAATAATGATATAGGAGGAAATTTTAATGATGATCCCCTTTGGATAATTCTTGCTACATCTGCTTATATAAAAGAAACAGGAGATTGGTCTATTCTTAATGAGGTAATTCCCTATAATAACGATATAACAAAAAAGGGAACCCTTTATGAGCATATAAAGAAGGCTTATCACCACGTTACTAATAATCTAGGACCCCATGGACTACCTCTTATAGGAAGAGCGGATTGGAATGATTGTTTAAATCTTAACTGCTTCTCTAAAAATCCAGATGAATCCTTTCAGACAACAACAAACCAAGAGGGGAAAATTGCTGAATCTATTTTTATAGCAGGGCTCTTTGTCTTTGTTTCTCCTGATTATATAGAAATATGCAAAAAAATGGGAGAATATCAAGAAGCAGAATGGGCAAAAGAAGCCTGTAATAGAATGGTCTCTGCAATATTAGAACATGGTTGGGATGGGGAATGGTTTCTTAGAGCCTATGATGCTTTTGGACGAAAGGTAGGAAGTAAAGAATGTGAAGAGGGAAAGATATTTATAGAACCTCAAGGAATATGTACCATGGCTGGAATAGGCATAAATGATGGAAAAGCAAAACTTGCTTTAGACTCATGCAAGAAATATCTTGATACTAAATATGGAATGGTACTTCAACAGCCTGCTTATAGTAAATATTATTTAGAACTAGGAGAAATTTCCTCTTATCCTCCTGGATACAAAGAAAATGCTGGAATTTTCTGTCATAATAACCCATGGGTTATTGCAGGAGAAACAGTTATTGGAAGAGGGGATCGCGCCTATGAAGCCTATTGTAAAATTACTCCCGCCTTTTTTGAAGAAGAAAGTGATATACATAAAGTAGAACCCTATGTTTATTGTCAGATGGTTGCAGGAAAGGACGCAAAAAGACATGGGGAAGGAAAAAATTCTTGGCTCACGGGAACTGCATCTTGGGCCTTTGTAGTTATGTCTCAATGGATTTTAGGAATTAAACCTGAATTTAATGGTTTAAAAATTGATCCCTGCATTCCAAAGGATTGGGAAAGATTTGCTGTTACTCGTTACTTTAGAGGAGCTAATTATAGAATTGAGATTAAAAATCCAAAACACGTTTCCAAGGGAATTAAAAAGATAATTGTCGATGGAAAAGAGATCTCAGGAAATATTCTTCCTATATTTGGAGATGGAAAAACTCATTTTGTGGAGGTAGAAATGGGTTAA
- a CDS encoding ROK family protein: MVFIRTGETGKVAQQREINRTIILNGFLRYKNISRTDLAKKFNLSKSTVTRLVNHLISENMIREVGSLSRGLGRKAIVLSLNPDYKKAVAIKIGVTMSTIARINFAMKIEDYLSFSTPEDPYEFINNVIEGINRLFPEKKDKIHAIGIGVPGIVDNSFQNIIVAPNLRWKDVPLASLLSEKIKEFLEIDVPVKMDNEANLAVIAEGMLGTKIGYNDLNIVYVFIGEGIGTGLIIDGKLHRGSKNTAGEFGHMVVSKDGIPCKCGNEGCWERYASLSSSVSKNLGIDLRKEKIGDKDENLLKDFAYEISVGIINIVNGLNPDVIIIGGPLVTSKFVSFWEEVRDEVVKNVRKYSITPSAGEVKIELTSFLDCPAELIGAGIWAFWDIFEGPVLSTI, encoded by the coding sequence ATGGTATTTATAAGAACAGGAGAGACAGGAAAGGTTGCTCAGCAAAGAGAAATTAATAGAACAATTATATTAAATGGATTTTTAAGATATAAAAATATCTCAAGAACTGATTTAGCTAAGAAATTCAATCTTAGTAAAAGTACTGTTACCCGTCTTGTAAACCATCTTATCTCTGAAAACATGATAAGAGAAGTAGGAAGCCTATCCAGAGGATTGGGAAGAAAGGCAATTGTATTAAGTTTAAATCCTGATTACAAAAAGGCTGTTGCTATTAAGATTGGAGTTACGATGTCTACTATAGCAAGAATAAATTTTGCTATGAAAATTGAAGATTATTTAAGCTTTTCTACCCCCGAAGATCCTTATGAATTTATAAATAATGTTATTGAAGGAATAAACAGATTATTTCCTGAAAAAAAGGATAAAATTCATGCTATAGGAATTGGGGTTCCTGGAATTGTAGACAATAGTTTCCAAAATATAATTGTTGCACCAAATTTAAGATGGAAAGATGTCCCTTTAGCTTCTCTATTAAGTGAAAAAATTAAAGAGTTTCTAGAAATTGATGTGCCAGTAAAGATGGATAATGAGGCAAATTTAGCGGTAATTGCTGAAGGAATGTTAGGGACAAAAATAGGATATAATGATTTGAATATAGTTTATGTTTTTATAGGTGAGGGAATTGGAACAGGATTAATTATTGATGGAAAATTACATAGAGGAAGTAAAAACACAGCTGGAGAATTTGGCCATATGGTAGTATCCAAGGATGGAATTCCCTGTAAATGTGGAAATGAAGGATGTTGGGAAAGGTATGCATCATTATCTAGCTCGGTGAGTAAAAATTTGGGAATTGATCTTAGGAAAGAAAAAATCGGTGATAAGGATGAAAATCTTTTAAAGGATTTTGCTTACGAAATTTCTGTAGGGATAATAAATATCGTGAATGGTCTTAATCCTGATGTAATTATTATTGGTGGTCCCTTAGTAACATCGAAATTTGTCTCCTTTTGGGAAGAAGTAAGAGATGAAGTTGTGAAAAATGTAAGAAAATACAGTATTACTCCTTCTGCGGGAGAAGTGAAAATCGAGCTTACATCCTTCTTAGATTGTCCTGCAGAGTTAATAGGAGCTGGTATTTGGGCCTTTTGGGATATTTTTGAGGGCCCTGTTCTTTCTACTATTTGA
- a CDS encoding N,N'-diacetylchitobiose phosphorylase, with amino-acid sequence MRFGYFDNERKEYVITRPDTPREWANYLGSLEYGAIITNNGGGYSFVKSGASGRIIRSRFNVILGTSSGRYIYLRDMDSGDYWSATWLPVKKDLSEYQSLCRHGTFYTIISSKYSGIETEVTYYVPLNELYEVWALRIKNNSNRKRRISIFNFVEFTNEPNENQDLVNLQYTLFISRTYYRDNLIIQTINENYTEIGKKIELEEGMGGRRFNRFSGVIGAKVISFDGCRDTFIGNYRTYGDPIAVVKGMCSNSLNYGGNSCGAMQVFLELDNGEEKEIVYVVGEGNEAKARKIMAKYEEKGRVEKEVRDLINYWHSKIEKFKVKTPSETFDTMVNIWNAYQCFITFFWSRAASLIYVGLRDGYGYRDTVQDIQGIMHLDHESAGERLRLMLSGQVSNGAGLPLVFFDHTPKSNLSLENPEYVKRTGYTEYRCDDHLWLFITVRQYIKESGNIGFLDEVIPYSDKGEDTVYEHLRRALIFSLERLGKHGLVLGLDADWNDCLRLGKEGESVFASFQLYLALKIFAEFAEKKQRIEDKEWAERESKKLYENLQKYAWEGDRFVRAFRGDEVIGSKNCEEASFWLNAQTWAVLSGVADENQGKIIMDNVEKILNTDYGAMIMYPPVKNYGFPVARMILFLPGMKENAGIFSHTQGWLIRAETMLGNGNRAFKYYQENNPVNMNDKAEIRQAEPYVHCQFTEGKDSPFHGRAHVHWLTGTAASIQTSAIEGILGIQPDYDGLKIDPCVPSDWKEFYIERIFRGKKLKIKVENPNGVQKGVKYIIINEKEIPGNFIPINEMKDENEVLVIMG; translated from the coding sequence ATGAGATTTGGATATTTTGATAATGAAAGAAAAGAATACGTAATTACTCGACCTGATACTCCTCGAGAATGGGCAAATTATCTTGGCTCTTTGGAATATGGTGCTATTATAACAAATAATGGAGGAGGGTATAGCTTTGTAAAATCGGGAGCTAGTGGAAGAATCATTCGTTCTCGATTTAATGTGATTCTTGGAACAAGTTCTGGAAGATATATTTACTTGAGAGACATGGATAGTGGAGATTACTGGTCTGCAACATGGCTTCCTGTTAAAAAGGACTTATCAGAATATCAATCCCTATGTAGACATGGAACCTTTTATACTATTATTTCCTCAAAATATTCTGGAATAGAGACAGAAGTAACCTACTATGTTCCTCTTAACGAACTTTATGAGGTCTGGGCATTAAGAATAAAAAATAACTCCAATAGAAAAAGAAGAATTTCTATTTTTAATTTTGTTGAATTTACTAACGAGCCTAATGAAAATCAAGATCTTGTTAATCTTCAATATACTCTTTTTATTTCCCGAACCTATTATAGGGATAATCTCATAATACAAACTATAAACGAGAATTACACAGAAATTGGAAAAAAAATAGAATTAGAAGAAGGTATGGGAGGAAGAAGATTTAATAGGTTTTCAGGAGTAATAGGAGCAAAAGTTATCTCCTTTGATGGATGTCGAGATACCTTTATTGGAAACTATAGAACTTATGGGGATCCTATAGCAGTTGTTAAGGGTATGTGCAGTAACTCTTTAAATTATGGAGGAAATAGTTGCGGAGCAATGCAGGTATTTCTAGAACTTGATAATGGGGAAGAAAAAGAAATAGTTTATGTGGTGGGAGAAGGAAATGAGGCAAAAGCGAGAAAAATAATGGCAAAATACGAAGAAAAAGGAAGGGTAGAAAAAGAAGTAAGAGACCTTATAAATTATTGGCATTCTAAGATAGAAAAATTTAAAGTTAAAACACCATCGGAAACTTTTGATACTATGGTTAATATTTGGAATGCCTATCAATGTTTTATTACCTTTTTCTGGTCAAGAGCCGCATCCTTGATATATGTAGGTCTTAGAGATGGATATGGATATAGAGATACTGTTCAAGATATACAAGGAATTATGCATTTAGATCACGAATCTGCAGGGGAAAGACTCAGATTAATGCTATCAGGTCAAGTCTCTAACGGTGCAGGCTTACCCTTAGTTTTCTTTGACCATACTCCCAAATCCAATTTGTCCCTTGAAAATCCTGAATACGTTAAAAGAACAGGATATACAGAATATAGATGTGATGATCATCTCTGGTTGTTTATTACAGTAAGACAATATATTAAGGAAAGTGGAAATATTGGATTTCTAGATGAAGTGATACCTTATTCTGATAAAGGAGAGGACACAGTATATGAACATTTAAGAAGAGCTTTAATCTTTAGTTTAGAAAGATTAGGAAAACATGGACTTGTTTTAGGATTAGATGCGGACTGGAATGATTGCCTAAGGCTTGGAAAAGAAGGAGAAAGTGTCTTTGCTTCTTTTCAACTATACCTTGCATTAAAAATTTTTGCTGAATTTGCAGAAAAGAAACAAAGAATAGAGGACAAAGAATGGGCAGAAAGAGAAAGCAAAAAACTATATGAAAATTTACAAAAATATGCTTGGGAAGGAGACAGATTTGTTAGAGCCTTTAGAGGAGATGAAGTTATTGGATCAAAAAACTGTGAAGAAGCGAGTTTTTGGTTAAATGCCCAAACTTGGGCAGTATTAAGTGGAGTTGCAGATGAAAATCAAGGAAAAATAATAATGGACAATGTTGAAAAAATTCTAAATACTGATTATGGAGCTATGATTATGTATCCTCCTGTTAAAAACTATGGATTTCCTGTAGCAAGAATGATTCTTTTCCTTCCTGGCATGAAAGAAAACGCAGGAATATTTTCTCATACTCAAGGATGGTTAATAAGGGCAGAAACTATGCTAGGAAATGGAAATAGAGCTTTTAAATATTATCAGGAAAATAATCCTGTAAATATGAATGATAAGGCAGAAATAAGACAAGCAGAACCCTATGTACATTGTCAATTCACCGAAGGAAAAGACAGTCCTTTTCATGGAAGAGCTCATGTTCACTGGCTTACTGGAACAGCAGCTTCAATACAAACATCTGCTATAGAAGGAATTCTTGGTATTCAGCCCGATTATGATGGATTAAAAATTGATCCATGTGTACCCTCGGATTGGAAGGAATTTTATATAGAAAGAATTTTTAGAGGTAAAAAGTTAAAAATAAAAGTTGAAAATCCTAATGGAGTCCAGAAGGGAGTTAAGTACATAATAATAAATGAAAAGGAGATTCCTGGGAATTTTATCCCCATTAACGAGATGAAAGACGAAAATGAAGTCTTAGTAATAATGGGATAA
- the nagA gene encoding N-acetylglucosamine-6-phosphate deacetylase: MEKTLIIGKIITPNRIIEEGAIGIEGSKIIYVGEDRNLKDFEEIYNFKDFFISPGFIDIHIHGAFGRDVIEGEESALDTIAKFIASKGTTGFLPTVLTAPLEDMEKAINAIENYIKKQERKIEGAKILGINLEGPFLNKKYKGAQREDCIMSPDINILKRLLREKVKLVTIAPEVEGSFEIINYLRERGIIISAGHTNAKTSDMEKAISLGLSHITHIFNGMRPLHHREVGVVGIALVMNSLSLEVIADGIHLSPYILKLLIKTKPKEKLILVTDSMMATGLSDGEYQLAGQKVTVNNGKATLYDGTIAGSTLTLNIAVKNMMEMGGIKLEDAVFMASYSPALLLGIENIKGSLDVGKDADIVIFDNNFQVRMTIVEGEIVFKDV; this comes from the coding sequence ATGGAGAAAACTTTAATTATTGGAAAAATCATTACTCCTAATAGAATAATTGAGGAAGGAGCTATTGGAATAGAAGGAAGTAAAATTATCTATGTGGGAGAGGACAGAAACTTAAAGGATTTTGAGGAAATTTATAATTTTAAAGATTTTTTCATTTCTCCAGGATTTATCGACATTCATATTCATGGTGCCTTTGGAAGAGATGTTATTGAAGGGGAAGAATCTGCCCTTGACACCATAGCAAAATTCATTGCAAGTAAGGGAACAACAGGATTTCTTCCCACAGTTCTCACTGCTCCCTTAGAAGATATGGAGAAAGCTATAAATGCTATTGAAAATTATATTAAAAAACAAGAAAGAAAAATTGAAGGAGCAAAGATTTTAGGAATTAATTTAGAGGGACCCTTTTTAAATAAAAAATATAAGGGAGCTCAAAGAGAAGATTGTATTATGTCACCTGATATAAATATCTTAAAAAGATTATTGAGAGAAAAGGTAAAATTAGTTACTATTGCTCCCGAGGTGGAAGGAAGTTTTGAGATTATAAATTATCTTAGAGAAAGAGGAATTATCATATCTGCAGGACATACCAATGCTAAAACCTCAGACATGGAAAAAGCTATATCTTTGGGCTTATCTCATATTACCCACATATTCAACGGAATGCGTCCTCTTCATCATAGAGAGGTAGGAGTTGTAGGAATAGCATTGGTAATGAATAGTTTAAGCTTAGAAGTTATTGCAGATGGAATTCATCTTTCTCCATATATACTAAAACTTTTAATAAAGACAAAACCAAAAGAAAAATTAATCTTAGTAACTGATTCTATGATGGCAACAGGTCTTTCCGATGGAGAATATCAACTGGCAGGACAGAAGGTAACTGTTAATAATGGGAAGGCAACTTTATATGATGGCACCATTGCAGGAAGTACTTTAACTTTAAATATTGCGGTAAAAAACATGATGGAAATGGGGGGAATTAAATTAGAAGATGCTGTATTTATGGCATCTTATTCTCCCGCTTTGCTTTTAGGAATAGAAAATATAAAAGGAAGTCTTGATGTGGGAAAGGATGCAGATATTGTTATCTTTGATAACAATTTTCAGGTTAGAATGACTATTGTTGAGGGAGAAATTGTTTTTAAAGATGTTTAA
- a CDS encoding DUF4097 family beta strand repeat-containing protein, translating into MEEVRRILKMLEEGKITAEEAEKLISAIEEKGRKERGILNFGKIIGDTVSSALSVIPEILGSVLFFSEKEILDEKKTLPFNKEEPLEINISGGDLSVKIGETDEVILKGKGRYNFSENKLVLSAGDFFLSLPKLKELKLIINAGDFNGEIYADKINIILNAGDADIFLKSFEVNCIVNMGDMDIKFMENPKRALLNCSMGDLSVVLPDNFDGVLTSKVSLGDFSILKEGYRYKDKKYIFGTGEKGEIEIYCKMGDVKVK; encoded by the coding sequence ATGGAAGAGGTAAGAAGGATCTTAAAAATGTTGGAGGAAGGAAAAATAACTGCAGAGGAAGCAGAAAAGCTAATCTCTGCGATTGAAGAAAAAGGTAGAAAGGAGAGGGGAATATTAAACTTTGGAAAAATTATAGGTGATACAGTTTCGTCTGCTCTGTCTGTTATTCCTGAGATTTTAGGAAGTGTCCTCTTCTTTTCTGAGAAAGAAATTTTGGACGAGAAAAAGACTCTTCCCTTTAATAAAGAAGAACCTTTAGAAATAAATATATCTGGAGGAGACTTAAGCGTTAAAATTGGAGAAACAGATGAGGTAATATTGAAGGGAAAGGGAAGATATAATTTTAGTGAAAATAAGCTTGTTTTATCTGCTGGAGACTTTTTTTTGAGTTTACCAAAGCTTAAGGAGTTAAAATTAATAATAAATGCTGGGGATTTTAATGGTGAGATATATGCGGATAAAATTAATATCATCTTAAATGCAGGAGATGCAGATATATTTTTAAAATCTTTTGAGGTAAATTGCATTGTAAATATGGGAGATATGGATATAAAATTTATGGAAAATCCTAAAAGGGCATTATTAAACTGTAGTATGGGAGATTTATCTGTAGTCCTTCCAGATAATTTTGATGGAGTTTTAACCTCTAAGGTTTCTCTTGGTGATTTTTCTATTTTGAAAGAGGGCTATAGATACAAAGATAAAAAATATATCTTTGGAACAGGAGAAAAGGGAGAGATTGAGATTTATTGTAAAATGGGAGATGTCAAAGTAAAGTAA